The stretch of DNA TCCCATTAACGCCAGGCAGAGACGTCCTTTGGGCACGCCGCAGTAGCAGCCGGTGGGTGCACGGGTTTGGTGTGCTCTCCAGCTGTAACTGAAACCAAAAGCCTCCTGAAGCATTAGAATAGAAAAACACctgagtttatttttcatttaaaagactGATGATCATATTTAaatttgtaatattaaaaaaattggttAACCAAAAAGTATTACATTAAATAGATTACTTTGGCGCAGAAAACGAGCATAAacaatctaaaatattttttccatgtgaACATTATATGTGAGTGACAGGGCTGCAGTTAAGAGCACAGTGAAACATATCAGTGTTAGTAGGGCTTGTTGAAGTTTGAATGCTCTGATGGCAGGAATAAAACTGGAGAAATACAAGAACCTTCTCCACTTGAAAACTTGCTCATGGTTGGTACACGGCCATCCCACACGTTGGGTGTGAGCGGCAGCGGGCAGCGCAGGAACAGTTGCTGGTGAGCTCTCATATGCAGCAGTTACTGAAATAGCAGATGGGTCAACAGTTGCTGCTCTTTCAAagtcatccagaaaaaaaaataaaagcagcctcTCTGAAAGGGCTGTGGCTGATGTTACTTTCCTGCGGTGGCTTAATGCCAAGAGGCAACGTAAATAGGAAGAGCCGTAATTAGTGCTGGCTGAGGCTGGACGTGGGGTATGGCTGCAGACACCACCAGGCTCAACCTGTCACCCGACTGCTCTGGCCAGAGGAAGGCTCTGCAGCACCAGCGGAGGGGGGGGACCCGGTGCTTTAAGGAAGCCAAATGCTGAAGGCTGCCAGGCCTCCCGCGGGCACCCCGCACAGAGCGGTTGCTCCCAAGCAGCACTTGCTCCCcagcatgtttcttttttttttgcagttaagTCCCAAAAGAGAAATGATGAGAAGCCTCGGGGTGGGGGTGCACCTGGTCTTTCAGCCAAGCCTGTCTTTGTGCTGCTCCCCACCAGGACGGCAGGAGCTGAGGCCTGGAGGAGGCTGGCCCCGGCTGCCGTGTCGCGCTGGACTGGGGAGCGAGCAGGTACTGCAGAAGAGGTTTGTCACCTTCAGAGCAGAGCCTGTGGCCCAAAAACTGCCGGTCGGGCTCTGGGgttctgcctgcagctgcccttccGTGAGCAGCCTCATGCTGTTCCCGGGGCCTGACGGCGTTCCAGCAGGTATTGTGCTGGTAACAGTGGTCTGGCTTCTCGGGGTGCTAGCAACTGCCTGCCTTCAGAGTATGACTAaacgtgtgtgtctgtgtgtgcgcgTGCTCGTTTACTTAAAGATCTTTGAATGAACAAAGCTGAACGTTACGCGTTTTGTAATGGCTCTGAAGCTCTGGCTTAATTAGCGTCTGGAGTTCATGGAGGCGCTCCCAGGACTGTGAGAAATCATCTggtccttccccacagccgccggcGGGTGGGACACTGGGGTACCCCGGGTGCACCATCAGCTCGATTGTCACTGTCCTGCTCTGTGGCGGCGGGAGTGCGGGCGAGGGCGCCTTGGACGTGAACTCCGCGATGGCAGTATCGATGGCGCTCCAGATGTTACCGACAGACATGTTCTTGCCCATGGTACTCAAACCTATGTAAATGTCTGGCCACCTGTAGCCAGGGGAGGAAACACCAATATTAATGCTAACGAGGTAGTTATAAAAGCATCTGTTACATCCAGTGGATTAGGAATCAAAATTTACCTAAAACTTAAGAtagaaaagggggagagggatTTTAAGACTTAACAAAAGTAAGACCAAAGCTACAAGCCagtaatgctttttctttccttattgaAACCAGGATACTGCTTAAAGCAGCGGTTCTGTAGTCTGACAGAAAGTCCCAGCAAAGCCCCGGTACCAGGactgctgcatttctgtgtaCGGAGTCAGGCACAAGGTTGTTTGGCATCTGTGCACTTACAGGTGCGTTTTATCGGCACaaaagggaagagcagagctaaACTGAGAAATGCCACGTTACCAAAATATTGCCAGGCCATTGCTAGGCTGGTGCTATGCCAATTAAAACCTGAATAATAACCATCTCTAGATGATAACCCTCAGCTAagtggaaacaaaaaaagtacCTAAAGTAAAATGGAAACCACCCTGCTAACAAATGATTCTGCTAGAGTATATCAGAGCTCCATAATAAAAGACAAAACACTGGACAAAATGTTACTGGTAAAGATAGAGCTGAGAGAACACCAGCTGGAGCCTGTTTCTGTGGAGCTTCAACACAATTCTGTGTTTGAGTCTGGCTGCAAACCTCAGTTCTAGCTTGGCACGTACAAGCCCAGGAGGGTTGTACTAGTGTCTGAGGGCAGAATGATTAAGTTTGGGGAAGAAAGCAAGGCTGGAGTCTTTACCTGCATGACCAAGGAAGAGCCCAGCTGAACACTCAGCTCTGAAAGGCGGCTCCTTGGAGGCCCATCGACACCACCCCTGCCCCTTCGGCAGCATGGAGACCCTGGAGCGCGCGGGGCCTTTAAGCCATAAAACACTATCTGATTATCTGatttaagattttaagaaaattgtGTTATTGGGGGAAGGGCTGAGCTTTTCGGGTTTGGTCCTGAGATGCAGGACACTGACCAGACCGTGTGCTTGGAGCTGTGATCACCTTCTTGCCTCCCCTTAACAACAAAAGCTTGTTAGCGCCAGGGAGGCACAGACTAATTAGGTCTCTTTCCTGCTACTTAAAACCCTTTCTCCACCATTCCAGGGAGATGAAAAGTTATTTCCTGAGAACTTGCCCTAACTCTTGCTTCTAAAATTCCAGTGGTGATACAGCACTTGAGCCTCCTCCTGTCCCACGTGCCAGGCTAATGCTGCTTCACTAGAAAGGCTGGGAAACACACCCTGAAAAGAACAATCCCTTTCGGGTGGGAGGTGAGTCCTCTCTGTTCAAACGAAACCTCTTACTAAGCCCCTGCTCCCGAGCCGCCGTGTAACCCCCAAGTGGAAAGAGAAAGGTGGCGTTCCATTCTGAAAGATGCTGTAAGGAACTGATAAGATCCTAAAGCCTTACTACAAAAAGGATGAGTGATGCCTGACTTACCTTATTCCATGCCTTGTAAACACATCCACTGTGTTAAAAGAATCTTCTTCTACTCCCAGATAAAAGTCCATCAGGGATGGTGGAATCCAGTCACAGTTATGAAGGCCTGGTTCTATTGGGACACGCGTGTACTTAATCCCGTATTCCTCTAAGACCTCTGCAAATACGTGCCTCACCTCTGTAAGTAAAAACAGAGACACTTCAGTCGGGAATCAGAAATCCAGCTCATCCTCTCCCCTGAAAGCTCTTAGCACAGGGGGGGCTTTCCCTGTTTAGGAAGATAAAATTCCATTTGGCTGCTCTTCTGCTGAAATGGTTTTCTTCATCTGGGCGGGAGTCCCCTTCCGTAGGAACGTTACTCGCCCAGCGCCTGCGAGAGGTGCCTTGTCTCCCCTTCCGCGCTGAGCGCTGAGTCCCGTAGCCCCTTCCAAGTTAGTGGCTCTGGTCCTAGAGCGCACCAGAGGTGACTGCGCTGTCAGGAACAAGTTCTTCATCAAGGCCCTGCGCAGCCAGATTTGTTGTGAGGGTAAATTGCCAAGAGTGGTGTCACCCAGAGGCAGCCGAGTGCTGGAGTGGggaaatctggatttttttgctCACTGTTTTCCATCTCTGTACCACAATGACCTTATTTGCAAACATACAGGGACAAGGACACTTGCCCGCCTCTGTAAAGTGTGCTGAGACCTGCAGACAGAGATTGGTGTGGAAACACCACTGACAGGATAGAGTTCGTCTGGcacctgaaagagctgccagctttCCCAAACTCGGGCATTCCAGTTTAAACGGGCCAgtctgctgctggccctggtctGCCTCCTTCGATGCAGTCGGGAGCGTGGAATTCGGATGCTGAGGTGAATTACCAGCCCTTGGAGGAAAAGGTGCAGCCTGGGCCGTTCGTGCTGTCAATTGGCTTGTGCCGCTGTGGGAAGACGCAGCTCCCCAGGCAGCCGGCGTGGGCCTGGGCAGGACCGTCTCCCCGGGGCCCAGGTGGGAGCAGTCAAACTGCGATTACAGAGCAAAGCGTCTTACGGTGAGGCGTACTGCCCCCACAGGGAGCCTCAGCGCTGGGAAGAGGACGCCCCTCTTACCTGGGAGGACGTGAACGTGCTGGTGCCCGTCCATGTGAGGAGGTAGGTGACCTGTCAGCTCGCGGAACAGCTCCACCTGGGCCTTTAGCTCCTGCTTCACCTGCACAGCAGAGAGGGGTCAGagcagggcccggcggcgggcTGAGGAGGGCGCAGGGGGCTGTGGAGACCTGGCTGGCCAGCACGGGGGACCTGGCCCTGGACGCACAAGGCGCTGTGATCGTGCAGCGACGTGCAGGGCTGCGGTGTTGCCCAGAACCTTCCCAAGGCACGAGTCTCATTATGCTACTGTTACGGTGGTTACGTGGATGGTGCTGATGCTGGGATTTCCTAAAATACATGGGATATTTGAACACCTGTTTCCCTTTAAACTGAAGGGGAAGATGGGTGCTCCTATCCCCTAGGCAGAACACATTCATCCTTGTTCACGGGGCAAAACCAGCCATCTCCCTAGGGAACAACAGCCTCTCACAAGGTGATGAAAAGGCTCATTGGCACTTCTCTGGCATTTTGCCTTTACTGATCCCTAGGTTCTTTGTAAatatctgttccagtgcctcttctgccccttcagaTAAGTAGCTAACGGGACATGAGTGTGTGCAGGCACTGAAGCAGGGAGGAATGGGTTCTCAAAGGCTGCAGAGCCTTTGGCAGAATTAGGCCCGGGACCCAGCTCCAGCGGCCCAGGCAACACAGCGGAGCTTCGCCTCTGAGCTTACGCACAGCTGGGACCCGGGAAAGATCTTCAGCTGTTAATTGCaggctgatctgtatcaggaaagCAAGTTGCCTGGTTGTACATGGCTTTCTCCTACCTCTGACATATTCAGGAGACCTTTTGATAGAGCTGTCCTGAATCCCATTTTCCCATGGAAGAACCCATCTTGGTTGAGCAGAGAAGAGTTTGTCTTGAGCACCTCGCACACAGGAGAGCCCTCGGAGAGGTTGGCGTGCAGGCCTATTGGGATGGCGTATCTGTAACAGGAAGGAAATATCCGTAAGCTTTGCACCTCTGTCTCCCTTACTGTGGCCAAAGGGGGAGATTTCAGTGAAAGATCTAAGCTGATCTACAACATGGTGGTGTCCTCACTGGAGTACATCTTCATATCTCTGCTCTTCTAGAAAGTAAAGCACAACAACAGAAACCGGAGCAGAATATCTGCAGGCAGTAATCCCGTGCAGTCTGCCGAGGGCCTGTCGGGGACTCCCCCAACTCTGTTTTCACCCCGACTCCTGTGGAAAGAGCAGCCAAGAGATGTCTCAGACTAAATGCTGTAACTGCACTAAACGTTCTACCGGCACGCTGCTACTAACTGCCCTGCAGTCACTAGTGACTGTCAGAGAAGTCTGGACCTTGCAACCCTTTTCTAAAGCACTTCATTAGCCCTCACTAGGTATTCCCTTGACCTGTTTACCCTATTAAAGATGCTACATTTATGAGACGTTTGAGTTTTACCTGACAACTTCTAGAGCTGCCCTTAAGCAGAATCCAGTCATATAGAACCAGCGCCCAAGGCAGCTGGTACGGCAACAGCATAGGCTGCAAGTGTAAATGCTGTCTGAGTTTAAGGGATTCCTGGTCCAAGAGGCTGCCGCTGAAATTGCCCGCGGTGGCTGGGTTTCTGTCCGCTGGTGCAGACAAGCACTCGCTGAGTGGTGTGAGCTGTGCGAAGGAGCATCTCTCTGGCACAGGGGAAGGATTGCTGCAGGGATGTCAGCAGCGTAAGTGTAAAGCCTTGCTAAGGAATCTCACGGGTCCAATTTGTTAACTAGTTGCCCTCTGCAACATTAAAAAGACCCAACAAAACCGAAACTCTGGAGCTGGTGTGTCTGCAGAGCCCCTCCCGGCCACAGGGCTTTGCAGAGCGCTGGTGTTTCCTGCTCGGTCTGTGCTGTGGGTTCCCTTACAATAAACACAGGAGCTGCGAGTGCTCAGACTTGTGCCGAGTTTCATCAGCACTTCTGGAAGTCCTCAGAATCAGTAGCCAAAATGATGCTTTGAAACTTTTTCCGAGACAACCCCTGGCCTCTGGCTGACCCAGTAAGCAAACGACAGAACTGCAGAGTTCCTTCTGTGCTGCCCCGTCTGACTCACGGCGCGGTTCATTTCAAGGCACGCAGTCTGTGATGCTTTAAATCCATCCTGGAACTTCCACGTGGAGCTGCCAAAACTGGGCATGGTCTGTCACTGTTACAGCGCTTGTACCaccaagaggaaaacaaaaacaatctcCCTTTAGGCAAAGCGTGCAAAAAACCAGATCTTGCCCTTCTGTCTGCTGCCCTGGAGCTGACTAGTGACGCACCACGTTACTGGGGACAGAAGGGCTGTGGGTGGATTGGACCAAGTCAGGGCCATTTAGTGCCTTCGGATCCAAAGGCTTTGGCCCTTGCGggactgaaatgcttttttcctgGCTCCTCCGTGTCTTGTGCTTGTGGAGAGAGAGGTCCTTTCTGGCTTTTCCGATTTGGTGGTTCCTCTGCAGCAGGGCCTGACTGTGTAATTGATGATAAATGTTCATCTGGTTTTCGTACAAGGGACCTGAGCGCTTGACGTGCACACTAACTCCTTGCCAATAGAAGAACTGGAAGATGCCGTCGCTGGGGGCGGGGGCCCTTAGGCAGACACTGATGGCAGGACAGGAGGGCTTTCCCTCCATCCTGTGACCTGCATGAGCCCAAGAGCACAGGGGGagcctgtggttttgttttgggtggttggtttgggttttttttcagaaatccaCCTCAGATTCTTTATCACGTCCCTGGAAAGCTGGGACTGCATCAGCTGACGGCATTATTTGTACCACAGCCACTGCCGTCTGCAAGAAAAAGGATTCATGTGTTACCATGAATCAGCAgatgaagactttttttgttgAACACGCTCCTCCTCATGTGTTGTGGGAGGGCAAGAAATGAACAGCTGAGCCTCTAGTGTTGTCTCCCAGGAGCATCGAATGAACTACCTCCAATTGTGCAGTGCCTCAAATGCTGCAAGGGAAGCTGTTTCCAGGAAAAGACAATTCCCCCGACAGGTGCGGGACACCGAGGAGCCAAACGCCGCGCTGCGTAACCCTAGAGCCGCCCCTCCGCCGGGCTGAagccagccccagggctggggaacgTGCGGAATGTGGAAGTGCAGAGAGAGCTGCCCTTGTTCTCACTGCAACGGGAGACTCCGACTGTAACATTAGAGCATCTTTCAGAGCTTTGGCTAACACCAGCTGAATATCTTAATAGTTTTCTCTTAGCGTTGGTCCTGGCTGGTTTGACAGACTGTCCATGCTGAGGCATCTCAAGAGGAACCGTTAACGTTTAACAACTCTGGGATACAGGGACTGAAACCAAAACTCAAAATGCAGCATGTGAGAAGCTTATTCAGAAATACTCGTCTGTGGGAGACGCACAGAAGCAGGCACGCTGGGGAAGCCGTAAAGACACGGGAAGGAGGGCAATGCAGCAGGCacagcagttctgctgctgacattttcctGCACCTGAACGTGGGTTTCCTCTGCAGGCAGCGAGCCAGATGATGCTCCTGTTCAGCACCAAACGTCCTGCTGCCCGGCCTTCATTCCTAACAGCCCTGACACTGCGTGAGCATCTGAAGTCCTACGTGCAGGAGATTAAAACAGGAGCAAAACTTAAAGTATTATAGTAATTGGCTGGGCTGTACCTTGGGAGACAGGGCTCCAGTCATGCTCGGTCCCGACCACAGGCTGGGGCTTTAAGGCTGAACCAACAGGCTTTTTCCCCACTGACTACTGCACACACTGGACTAACTCGTGCTCCTGAGGGCCTTTCGCTACTGAGATGTGGCTTCTGTGACCAAAGAGCAAAGCCAAGGCATGCTGTGTTGtaaaaaaggcagggagaaaagtTATGGGAATATCCTGGACGGGCTGCTTTTTCAGAGGGCAGATGATTGCTTCTGCTGCACAAACATACTTTATAGTTGCCCACATCGTTTCAAAGACTGTAAAGTTTCTGCTATTTTATTGGCCGACACATGGAGGCAGAGGCCAGCAGCTCAAGCAGCTGGTACAGCACGGGATGCCACGCTGGGAGCGGAGCTCAGCTGCTGGGGGCTTGGCCTCGTCCCACCCTTCGAGATGGGGC from Rissa tridactyla isolate bRisTri1 chromosome 13, bRisTri1.patW.cur.20221130, whole genome shotgun sequence encodes:
- the YDJC gene encoding carbohydrate deacetylase, which gives rise to MLQVKLIVTGDDFGYCPRRNQGIVDCFLAGAVSNVSLLVNGSAAADAAELARRYAIPIGLHANLSEGSPVCEVLKTNSSLLNQDGFFHGKMGFRTALSKGLLNMSEVKQELKAQVELFRELTGHLPPHMDGHQHVHVLPEVRHVFAEVLEEYGIKYTRVPIEPGLHNCDWIPPSLMDFYLGVEEDSFNTVDVFTRHGIRWPDIYIGLSTMGKNMSVGNIWSAIDTAIAEFTSKAPSPALPPPQSRTVTIELMVHPGYPSVPPAGGCGEGPDDFSQSWERLHELQTLIKPELQSHYKTRNVQLCSFKDL